The genomic interval GTATACTGAAAGTCTAATTTAGGACAAGGATCTACCCCATATAAAATAGATATAGATTGCTCGGTAATTTCCTCTATAGATTGAAAATCATTATTACTAATCATATATAAAAAAATAATATAATATATTTAATGGATTGAATTTATAAGTATTTTTTTAATGGGGATCTCCATCCAAAAGGATCTTCAGATAAATTATGTTGTAGGTCTAATAAACTTTTTCTTAATAGAATAGAAATTCTCTCTTTCTCGTTTAAATTCGGTAAAAAAAATTTTTTACCTTGATAACTAATTGTTTTAAAATAGTTTACTACTACTGCCGTACCACATCCAAAAGCTTCCTTTAGAATACCTTTTTTTAATGCGTCTATTATTTCTGAAACACTTAAATCTCTTTCTTGTACATTTATTCCTTTTTTTTTAGCTAAAGACATAATACTCTTGCAGGTAATTCCGCTTAATATATTATCGTTTGCTTTTGGAGTAATGAGCTTCTTTTCTAACCAAAAAAAAACATTCATAGTCCCCGATTCTTCTATTAATGTATGAGTAGAAGAATCGGTCCATAAAATTTGATCAAATCCTTCTTCTCTTGCTAATCTAGTAGGATAAAAAGAAGAAGCATAATTTCCAGCAGCTTTAGTAAAGCCAACTCCTCCTGATGCAGAACGACTATACTTTTCTTCTATTTTTATTTTTAAAGGAGATTTATAATAAGAGTCTGCAGGAGTAGATATAATCATAAACAAATATTCATTAGATGGGTTAGCAGATAAAACCCCATCTGTTGCGATTAAAAAAGGACGAATATACAAAGATTGTCCATAATTTTTGGGAATCCAATC from Blattabacterium cuenoti carries:
- a CDS encoding branched-chain amino acid aminotransferase; translation: MKIEKTLHSRIKKINFNNISFGNHCSDHMFCSEFRNGEWKNSIIKPFGDIVVSPLSLVFHYGQAIFEGMKAYKDKNGEVFLFRPEENFRRMNRSAIRLEMPTIPESIFMNGLKKLIDIDRDWIPKNYGQSLYIRPFLIATDGVLSANPSNEYLFMIISTPADSYYKSPLKIKIEEKYSRSASGGVGFTKAAGNYASSFYPTRLAREEGFDQILWTDSSTHTLIEESGTMNVFFWLEKKLITPKANDNILSGITCKSIMSLAKKKGINVQERDLSVSEIIDALKKGILKEAFGCGTAVVVNYFKTISYQGKKFFLPNLNEKERISILLRKSLLDLQHNLSEDPFGWRSPLKKYL